One Heteronotia binoei isolate CCM8104 ecotype False Entrance Well chromosome 20, APGP_CSIRO_Hbin_v1, whole genome shotgun sequence DNA segment encodes these proteins:
- the TNRC6A gene encoding LOW QUALITY PROTEIN: trinucleotide repeat-containing gene 6A protein (The sequence of the model RefSeq protein was modified relative to this genomic sequence to represent the inferred CDS: inserted 1 base in 1 codon) encodes MHFSPEMKLGMEPECWKLKRPKKLKEHLSRELVQEEEERLMEEKKKRKEDKKKREAAQKKAAEQKNKVPEPPKPGVASPSLPVASVPTGPPAAAAGGSSSNSNNNARRPAGSHPQPAPQQQQPSPRYPPREVPPRFRHQEQKQLLKRGQQLPGLAGNLGATSKLPGGSPATSEQLAAGEEEPSSSQKQSGMPPIRDLVSHSSNLSDLSHSTRGPHYEHAPWGATSSSSDCSTNWEKVLVDGSGKEAWPLGTGSDAELALGCLDPDSTSSSGAEKSLALMASRGTEVSSMPNGIAHGSPAKLAGGSHSNNGSRPWGLCLSTVGSPGPAPAEALKSPSESSSSGGGRMNTWGALSPSSGGGGFSPSTLNASSSRGPWPALESNAQPLKGAAGGGSPAAGHPSGSSNLGSWGSLPESSCDSPGGNGTRKALQGHEPPQNLRPEENGPNKNTTHLMTSRLPNSAGSGQPSEPAGSDTGPGTWGRSGRSSLALLQTSPPISGPSAPHLSNGEAKISSAAWAGTYGSAFSGDRSSDSSGHAGSDTVNATLVQPGGRSSSSTNLEPNGDKALRGWARAGAASPPNLPWGGGTGSGGGSQSGWGGPALSTNLAEGEWNQHPSENGSRSTKKFPSAWQSAEEENASMEVQSAVVSPAPERQQGRWAKASPGGSEAGPDSPEERSAAAAEGAGGEGRKADQYSLLQSIVNRTGLDPRVLSNSGWGQTPIKQNTAWDTSAASPRGERKVDNGTEAWGGVEERLGLSGPAGPSGSGWGEPKSAARWGGDSKGGWERPAAPAQAKGNPSWAAGGKEEKLSPSPWSDGEKFRPGWGDGGQKASPGWAGPPAVEGWGENARSNHWGEMKKSSSGSSDSDRSASGWKEPGKAGAAHWGGGGRANANASSGWEEPAKPSQSPQAWGEAPKAGRAQSWEAARSPASPDWAKQPSLSKAQGVGWAGRPVPAPAKEEEPTGWEEPSPESIRRKMEIDDGTSAWGDPSRYNYKNVNMWDKNTPRGGDSLDQQAHGPPQRLPSHPAPSAGPESSSGGSTGWGEPPPAPPTVDNGTSAWGKPVEKGTSWGEVVSDGGSWGSVSMSQPAPHKAGPKSLPAADGWCGGDMPLTTGCHQAGWEEAEDVEIGTWNGTSAQDVGSTSLNWASSYAKRLPPKGTMKNGNKQEETWINPFVKQFANLNFSRESPEEILHSNKMDISGGVLPDKRMEMEKHSLAAGDYSRVVGKGPAGARPQSSKESSMDRTPYFEKDGLLVADDPMNVPFLPGQNTKPPPPGSALPNQALGSLAGLGMQNLNSVRQNGTPGAFGTPGGAQPRSLQPAQPLPSSQPPSRAQVPPPPLLSPQVPVSLLKYAPNNGALSPLFGPQQVAMLNQLSQLNQLSQISQLQRLLAQQRKAQPPRNMPAGGRQPEQQSRPLGLPQPCHLDPALLLLKQQQQQLQSPALKSFLETELQKGPGQSSTPFSNFPLAGLNSHLNVSMDMGNIKEPQSRLRKWTTVESGAANASLDQNVSKNGAISSGFRMEEAPFVPYDFMHSSSSPXSPPGSIGDGWPRAKSPPSGSSSVNWPPEFRPGEPWKGYPNIDPETDPYITPGSVTNNLSITTVREADPLRDRSTAGSSSSLNTALPSTSAWSSVRASSYNGSLSSTAQSTSARNSDSKSMWSAASLSNSSLAHELWKVPLPSKGSIPAPSRPPPGLSGHKLPLPAWDSSMRLGGGGWSSPEARYAPAGSHWVESSSGGLTSCSLILKNLTPQIDGSTLRTLCMQHGPLITFHLNLPHGNALVRYSSKEEVAKAQKSLHMCVLGNTTILAELASEEEISRFFAQGPSLAPSSPAWQSLGSGQSRLGSLDASSSPSAFRSSGGSSGELSNHWTGAGLQGGGGGELPSTSLWGGSPSYPSAGLWGSLGSGDGQGLSSPSPLHAFLSSVDHLGGSQCHPLSSFSE; translated from the exons GCTGCTGAACAGAAAAACAAAG TGCCAGAACCGCCCAAGCCTGGTGTTGCAAGCCCATCTCTGCCTGTTGCCTCCGTTCCCACCGGTCCTCCCGCAGCAGCAGCCGGTGGCAGCAgtagcaacagcaacaacaatgcCCGACGGCCTGCAGGCAGCCACCCACAGCCAgctccgcagcagcagcagccttctCCTCGCTACCCACCCCGTGAAGTGCCGCCCCGGTTTCGGCACCAGGAGCAGAAGCAGCTTCTGAAGCGTGGGCAACAGCTGCCGGGGCTGGCAGGGAACCTGGGGGCGACATCCAAACTGCCCGGAGGCAGCCCGGCCACGAGCGAGCAGCTGGCCGCTGGGGAAGAAGAGCCGAGCAGCAGCCAGAAGCAGTCAG GCATGCCTCCCATTCGGGACCTGGTCAGCCATTCCTCTAACCTTTCAG ATCTGAGCCACAGCACGCGAGGACCCCATTATGAGCACGCGCCCTGGGGAGCCACCTCTTCCAGCAGCGACTGCAGCACAAATTGGGAGAAGGTCCTTGTAGACGGCTCAGGCAAGGAGGCCTGGCCCTTGGGCACTGGCAGTGACGCAGAGCTGGCTTTGGGATGCTTGgaccctgactccacctccagcTCCGGGGCGGAGAAGAGCTTGGCGCTCATGGCTTCCCGAGGCACGGAGGTCAGCAGCATGCCCAATGGCATCGCACACGGCTCTCCGGCCAAGCTTGCCGGTGGCAGCCACAGCAATAACGGGAGCAGGCCATGGGGCTTGTGCCTCAGCACTGTCGGGAGCCCAGGGCCAGCTCCTGCAGAGGCCCTGAAGAGCCCGTCtgaaagcagcagcagcggcggcggcagaaTGAACACTTGGGGGGCCCTCAGCCCTTCGTCTGGTGGAGGAGGGTTCAGTCCCAGCACTTtgaacgccagcagcagccggggGCCCTGGCCTGCATTGGAGAGCAATGCGCAGCCCCTGAAAGGAGCCGCTGGAGGGGGCAGCCCGGCGGCCGGCCATCCGAGCGGCAGCAGCAACCTCGGCTCCTGGGGGAGCCTCCCAGAGAGCAGCTGTGACTCCCCCGGAGGCAACGGCACCAGGAAGGCTTTGCAGGGCCACGAGCCACCTCAGAACCTTCGCCCTGAAGAGAACGGACCAAATAAGAACACTACTCACTTGATGACCTCTCGTTTACCAAACTCCGCTGGCTCCGGGCAGCCGAGCGAGCCGGCCGGCAGCGACACGGGCCCTGGCACCTGGGGGAGGAGTGGCAGGAGCTCTTTGGCTCTGCTCCAGACCTCACCGCCAATCAGCGGCCCGTCCGCTCCTCACCTGAGCAATGGAGAAGCCAAAATCAGCAGCGCAGCCTGGGCAGGTACCTACGGCTCTGCTTTCTCTGGAGACCGATCTTCTGACTCCAGCGGCCACGCTGGCAGCGACACTGTGAATGCAACTCTCGTGCAGCCAGGaggaaggagcagcagcagcacaaactTGGAACCTAACGGGGATAAAGCCTTGCGGGGGTGGGCGAGAGCAGGGGCAGCCAGCCCCCCGAACCTgccatgggggggagggacaggCTCCGGAGGGGGCAGCCAGAGCGGCTGGGGCGGCCCGGCCCTAAGCACCAACTTGGCAGAGGGAGAGTGGAACCAGCACCCCTCCGAGAATGGCAGCAGGAGCACCAAGAAGTTCCCGAGTGCGTGGCAGTCCGCCGAGGAGGAGAACGCCAGCATGGAGGTGCAGAGCGCTGTGGTCTCTCCCGCCCCAGAGCGACAGCAGGGCAGGTGGGCCAAGGCCAGCCCCGGGGGGAGCGAAGCGGGCCCCGACAGCCCCGAGGAGAGGTCAGCAGCAGCCGCCGAAGGGGCTGGTGGCGAGGGAAGGAAAGCTGACCAGTACTCACTGCTTCAGAGCATCGTGAACCGGACGGGCCTCGACCCCCGGGTCCTCTCCAACTCTGGCTGGGGCCAGACGCCCATCAAGCAGAACACGGCCTGGGACACGTCGGCAGCCTCCCCGCGAGGGGAGCGGAAGGTGGACAACGGCACCGAGGCCTGGGGAGGCGTGGAGGAGAGGCTCGGCCTGAGCGGTCCCGCTGGCCCTTCAGGATCCGGGTGGGGCGAGCCCAAGTCTGCTGCTAGGTGGGGGGGAGACTCCAAGGGGGGCTGGGAGCGACCGGCCGCTCCTGCACAGGCCAAAGGCAATCCCTCGTGGGCAGCAGGTGGCAAAGAGGagaagctctccccctccccctggagCGACGGGGAGAAGTTCAGGCCAGGATGGGGAGACGGGGGGCAGAAGGCGAGCCCCGGGTGGGCCGGGCCCCCGGCGGTTGAAGGCTGGGGGGAGAACGCAAGGAGCAATCATTGGGGCGAGATGAAGAAGTCCAGCTCCGGCAGCAGCGACAGCGACAGGTCTGCCTCCGGCTGGAAGGAGCCGGGCAAGGCTGGCGCTGcccactgggggggagggggccgaGCCAACGCCAACGCCTCCTCCGGATGGGAGGAGCCCGCCAAGCCCAGCCAGAGCCCCCAGGCCTGGGGGGAGGCTCCCAAGGCGGGGCGCGCTCAGAGCTGGGAAGCGGCCAGGTCCCCCGCCTCGCCAGACTGGGCCAAGCAGCCCTCTCTGAGCAAGGCACAAGGCGTGGGGTGGGCGGGGAGGCCCGTGCCGGCCCcggccaaggaagaagagcccaccggCTGGGAGGAGCCGTCCCCCGAATCGATTCGCCGTAAAATGGAGATTGATGACGGGACGTCTGCTTGGGGGGACCCCAGCAGGTACAACTACAAGAATGTGAACATGTGGGACAAGAACACCCCGAGGGGGGGCGACTCTTTGGACCAGCAAGCACACGGCCCTCCCCAGCGCCTGCCCTCCCACCCCGCACCCAGCGCCGGCCCAGAGAGCAGCAGCGGTGGCAGCACAG GCTGGGGGGAGCCCCCTCCCGCTCCCCCAACGGTCGACAACGGCACCTCTGCCTGGGGCAAGCCTGTGGAGAAGGGGACAAGCTGGGGAGAGGTGGTCAGCGATGGTGGGAGCTGGGGCAGCGTGTCCATGAGTCAGCCGGCTCCTCATAAAGCTG GGCCCAAGTCTTTGCCCGCGGCCGATGGCTGGTGCGGAGGCGACATGCCCTTGACCACCGGGTGCCACCAGGCCGGCTGGGAGGAAGCGGAGGACGTGGAGATCGGAACGTGGAACGGCACCTCGGCCCAAGACGTTGGCAGCACCTCTCTGAATTGGGCCTCCTCCTATGCAAAGAGGTTGCCCCCCAAG GGAACAATGAAAAATGGCAACAAGCAAGAGGAAACATGGATCAATCCGTTTGTTAAGCAATTTGCCAATCTCAACTTCTCT aGGGAATCCCCCGAAGAAATCCTGCACAGCAATAAGATGGACATATCTGGAG GCGTCTTGCCGGACAAGCGGATGGAGATGGAGAAGCACAGCCTGGCCGCTGGCGATTACAGCCGGGTGGTGGGGAAAGGCCCTGCCGGCGCCCGTCCTCAGAGTTCCAAAGAGTCTTCCATGGATCGAACCCCTTACTTTGAGAAG GATGGCCTTCTCGTAGCAGACGATCCTATGAATGTGCCGTTTCTGCCCGGCCAGAACACAAAGCCCCCCCCTCCTGGCAGCGCTCTACCTAACCAAGCCCTCGGCTCCCTGGCTGGGCTGGGCATGCAAAACTTGAATTCTGTGAGGCAG AACGGCACCCCCGGCGCCTTTGGGACCCCAGGAGGCGCCCAGCCCCGGAGCCTGCAGCCAGCGCAGCCTCTGCCCTCCTCTCAGCCCCCCTCGCGAGCTCAAGTGCCTCCACCCCCGTTGCTGTCCCCTCAG GTTCCTGTCTCTCTGTTGAAGTATGCACCAAACAATGGGGCGCTGAGCCCGCTCTTTGGGCCACAGCAGGTAGCCATGTTGAACCAACTCTCCCAGTTGAACCAGCTCTCCCAGATCTCCCAGTTACAA CGCCTGCTTGCCCAGCAGAGGAAGGCCCAGCCACCCCGAAACATGCCTGCGGGGGGCCGCCAGCCAGAGCAACAG AGCCGCCCCCTGGGCCTGCCACAGCCCTGCCATTTGGAccccgccctcctcctcctcaagcagcagcagcagcagctccagtcGCCTGCCTTGAAGTCCTTCCTGGAGACCGAGCTGCAGAAAGGGCCGGGGCAGAGCAGCACTCCCTTCAGCAACTTCCCCCTTG ccg GACTGAACTCCCACTTGAATGTAAGCATGGACATGGGCAACATAAAAGAGCCACAGTCCCGGCTGAGGAAATGGACGACGGTGGAGAGCGGGGCTGCAAACGCCTCGCTGGATCAAAACGTCAGCAAAAATG GTGCTATTTCCAGCGGCTTCAGGATGGAGGAAGCCCCCTTTGTCCCCTATGACTTCATGCACAGCAGCAGTTCTC CCAGTCCTCCAGGCTCGATCGGGGATGGCTGGCCACGTGCCAAATCGCCGCCTAGCGGCTCCAGCAGTGTCAACTGGCCCCCAG AGTTCCGCCCTGGTGAGCCCTGGAAAGGTTACCCCAACATCGACCCTGAAACGGACCCCTACATCACTCCCGGGAGCGTCACCAACAATCTCTCCATCACCACTGTGCGGGAGGCTGACCCCCTCAGGGACAGGAGCACTG ctgggTCATCCTCATCTCTGAACACCGCGCTGCCTTCGACTAGTGCCTGGTCCTCCGTTCGTGCCTCCAGCTACAATGGTTCCCTCAGCAGCACAGCACAAAGCACTTCAG CTAGAAACAGTGACTCCAAATCCATGTGGTCTGCGGCCTCCCTGAGCAACTCCTCCTTGGCTCACGAGCTGTGGAAAGTCCCTCTGCCCAGCAAGGGCAGCATCCCTGCCCCATCACGCCCGCCCCCGGGGCTGAGCGGCCACAAGCTGCCTCTCCCGGCCTGGGACAGCTCCATGCGGCTGGGCGGCGGCGGCTGGAGCAGCCCCGAGGCCAGATACGCCCCTGCGG GTTCCCATTGGGTGGAGAGCAGCTCAGGGGGACTCACTAGCTGCTCTCTCATCTTGAAGAACCTCACGCCGCAG attgATGGCTCCACCCTGCGGACGCTCTGCATGCAGCACGGGCCGCTCATCACCTTCCACCTGAACCTCCCGCACGGCAACGCCCTGGTCCGCTACAGTTCAAAAGAAGAGGTGGCAAAGGCACAGAAGTCCCTGCACAT GTGTGTCTTGGGGAACACGACAATCCTGGCGGAGCTAGCCAGTGAAGAGGAGATCAGCCGCTTCTTTGCACAAGGCCCGTCTCTGGCCCCCTCCTCCCCGGCCTGGCAGTCCCTGGGCAGTGGCCAGAGCCGGCTGGGCTCCCTggacgcctcctcctccccctccgccttccgcagcagcggcggcagcagcggcgaGCTGAGCAATCACTGGACGGGGGCTGGACtgcaggggggcgggggtggggagctccCAAGCACCTCCCTCTGGGGGGGGAGCCCCAGCTACCCCTCTGCTGGCCTGTGGGGCTCCCTGGGCAGCGGCGATGGCCAGGGCCTCAGCAGCCCCTCCCCACTCCACGCATTCCTCTCCTCCGTCGACCACCTGGGGGGCAGCCAGTGCCACCCCCTCTCCTCCTTCAGCGAATGA